One stretch of Cohnella algarum DNA includes these proteins:
- a CDS encoding methyl-accepting chemotaxis protein — MFSLSLRAKLLLIIVLPILFFALSVIFLINMNSSNIEKLKTTLYETSYQVTSHVLNADRDMYQALDAYNRLQAEALSEEERSAIYAEFQENVQQAVERIQSAGGILNAEHTDNLTHAESGTPVSQYIQGYQNDFDKWVQLAESRIQAGQSTSEQTKALLDQFNASRDEIDLIGQIVSQYAEREIEAILAERTQTNWALGIVFVIEWIALIAFGSFMIRRISSTACKVLEKTTRISEGDLKHTPESKYSKDELGQIVHAVDLMTMKIRGLVEEIASSSKAVAGSAQELSIGAKESAAATNHVAENIQDVTFQIEQQTAIVEQSSTAMDEMAIGVGKIADNTTAISEQSSIASGQIDHGSDRVQSLKEQLGNIGEAVGMLSEIVKSLTDKSEKIGAITENITAFANQTNILSFNASIEAVRAGEHGKGFAVVAQEIRKLAESSLESADVINQLVAETRSEIGNVSENMQSTLAQSQQGMRLMEEVDLAFAAILRSVKQVVSQIHETSAVTEQMSASSEEISASMEQAASTAREVSGKAQTVAASTEEQLALAENIATASDRLQEIVARLNRSVGSFKW; from the coding sequence ATGTTCAGTCTCTCGCTTCGCGCGAAATTGCTCTTGATTATCGTGTTGCCGATTCTGTTTTTTGCTTTGTCCGTTATTTTTCTGATCAACATGAACTCGTCCAACATCGAAAAATTAAAGACGACTCTATATGAAACTTCATATCAAGTGACTTCCCACGTTTTGAACGCGGACCGGGATATGTACCAGGCGCTCGACGCCTACAACCGTTTGCAAGCGGAGGCGCTTTCGGAAGAGGAACGGAGCGCGATTTATGCCGAGTTCCAGGAAAACGTTCAGCAGGCCGTCGAACGAATCCAGAGCGCCGGCGGCATTTTGAACGCGGAACATACGGACAATTTGACGCACGCGGAATCCGGGACGCCCGTTTCGCAATACATCCAGGGATACCAGAACGATTTCGACAAATGGGTGCAGCTGGCGGAGAGCCGGATTCAAGCCGGACAATCGACGTCCGAGCAAACGAAAGCGCTGTTGGACCAGTTCAACGCGAGCCGAGATGAAATCGATTTGATCGGTCAAATCGTCAGCCAGTACGCGGAACGCGAAATCGAAGCCATTCTGGCAGAAAGAACGCAAACGAACTGGGCGCTGGGAATCGTTTTCGTTATCGAATGGATCGCGCTGATCGCGTTCGGTTCTTTCATGATCCGGAGAATCAGCTCGACCGCCTGCAAAGTGCTGGAGAAGACGACGCGGATTTCGGAGGGCGATTTGAAACATACGCCGGAATCGAAATATTCGAAGGACGAGCTGGGACAAATCGTTCACGCCGTCGATCTGATGACGATGAAAATCCGGGGATTGGTCGAGGAGATCGCGTCGTCTTCCAAAGCGGTGGCGGGCTCGGCGCAGGAACTGTCGATCGGGGCAAAAGAATCCGCCGCGGCGACGAACCATGTAGCGGAAAATATTCAGGACGTCACGTTCCAGATCGAGCAGCAGACGGCGATCGTGGAGCAATCGAGCACCGCGATGGACGAGATGGCAATCGGAGTCGGCAAAATCGCGGACAACACGACGGCGATATCGGAACAATCGTCCATTGCCTCCGGGCAGATCGACCATGGAAGCGACCGGGTTCAGTCGCTCAAAGAGCAGCTCGGCAATATAGGGGAAGCGGTCGGCATGCTGTCCGAGATCGTAAAATCGCTGACGGACAAATCGGAAAAAATCGGCGCCATTACCGAAAACATTACGGCGTTCGCCAACCAGACGAACATTTTGTCCTTCAATGCCTCGATCGAGGCCGTGCGGGCCGGGGAACACGGGAAGGGCTTCGCCGTCGTCGCCCAAGAGATCCGAAAGCTTGCCGAAAGCTCGCTCGAATCGGCCGACGTCATCAATCAGCTCGTCGCGGAAACGCGCAGCGAGATCGGAAACGTTTCGGAAAATATGCAATCGACGCTCGCCCAATCGCAGCAAGGCATGCGGCTCATGGAGGAGGTCGACCTCGCGTTCGCCGCGATTTTGCGGTCGGTGAAACAGGTCGTTTCCCAAATTCACGAAACTTCGGCCGTCACCGAGCAAATGTCCGCCAGCTCCGAGGAAATATCGGCCAGCATGGAGCAGGCCGCCAGCACGGCCCGCGAAGTATCGGGCAAAGCGCAAACGGTCGCGGCTTCGACGGAAGAGCAGCTTGCCCTGGCCGAGAATATCGCGACCGCTTCGGATCGCCTGCAGGAAATCGTCGCCCGGCTCAATCGTTCGGTCGGCTCGTTCAAATGGTAA
- a CDS encoding Gfo/Idh/MocA family protein yields the protein MDKRIKVGIIGTGGIARAHVSAYRKLPFVDIVAVADVIPGKAREFAEANDLAGAAPFDSHTDLLAYDLDAVSICTPNVSHHRTSVDSLRAGKQVLLEKPMSVTLAEAIEMAQTSRETGAMLSIGFQPRYDPNMKRLQEIVQSGRLGKVYYAETGGGRRRGMPGGTFIRKELAGAGAMADIGCYSLDLALNALGYPRPLTVSAFTSNHFGTNPLYHPEASRFEVEDFGVAMVRFENDIVLQFKISWAMHMDTLGATMFLGTDAGLKVTPAGTGPWSGVWDGSIGSMTLYHDDFGGQTHTPVPLIGHSLNLFDEKVRDFAEAVRDGRPAPIPGEQILIQQAVIDGVLRSAEHRREVSVELPE from the coding sequence ATGGATAAAAGAATTAAAGTCGGCATTATCGGAACCGGCGGCATCGCCCGCGCTCACGTTTCCGCTTACCGGAAGCTGCCTTTCGTCGACATCGTCGCCGTAGCCGACGTCATTCCCGGCAAGGCGCGCGAATTCGCGGAAGCGAACGATTTGGCGGGCGCGGCTCCGTTCGACAGCCACACGGACCTGCTCGCCTACGATCTGGACGCGGTCAGCATCTGCACGCCGAACGTCTCCCATCATCGGACGAGCGTCGACTCGCTGCGCGCCGGCAAGCAGGTGCTGCTCGAAAAGCCGATGTCGGTCACCCTTGCGGAAGCGATCGAAATGGCGCAGACGTCACGCGAAACGGGCGCCATGCTGAGCATCGGCTTCCAGCCGCGCTACGACCCGAACATGAAGCGGCTGCAGGAAATCGTCCAGTCCGGCCGGCTGGGCAAAGTGTATTACGCCGAAACGGGCGGCGGCCGCCGCCGCGGCATGCCCGGAGGCACCTTCATCCGCAAGGAGCTGGCCGGGGCGGGCGCGATGGCGGACATCGGCTGCTACTCCCTCGATCTGGCGCTGAACGCGCTCGGCTATCCGCGTCCGCTGACGGTTTCGGCGTTCACGTCGAATCATTTCGGCACCAATCCGCTGTATCATCCGGAGGCGAGCCGCTTCGAGGTCGAAGATTTCGGCGTGGCGATGGTCCGCTTCGAAAACGACATCGTCCTGCAGTTCAAAATTTCCTGGGCAATGCACATGGATACGCTGGGCGCGACGATGTTCCTCGGCACGGATGCCGGCCTCAAGGTCACGCCGGCGGGAACCGGGCCTTGGTCCGGCGTGTGGGACGGCTCGATCGGCAGCATGACGCTTTACCATGACGATTTCGGCGGCCAAACGCACACGCCCGTCCCGCTGATCGGCCATTCGCTCAACCTGTTCGACGAAAAGGTCCGCGATTTCGCGGAAGCGGTGCGCGACGGGCGCCCGGCGCCGATTCCCGGCGAGCAGATTTTGATTCAGCAGGCGGTCATCGACGGCGTGCTGCGCTCGGCCGAGCATCGGCGCGAGGTGTCGGTGGAACTGCCCGAATGA
- the groL gene encoding chaperonin GroEL (60 kDa chaperone family; promotes refolding of misfolded polypeptides especially under stressful conditions; forms two stacked rings of heptamers to form a barrel-shaped 14mer; ends can be capped by GroES; misfolded proteins enter the barrel where they are refolded when GroES binds): MAKEIKFSEDARRSMLRGVDALANAVKVTLGPKGRNVVLEKKFGSPLITNDGVTIAKEIELEDAFENMGAQLVKEVATKTNDVAGDGTTTATVLAQAMIREGLKNVTAGANPMVVRKGIDKAVRAAVEELKKISKQVGSSTDIAQVAAISAADDEVGQLIADAMDKVGKDGVITVEESKGFQTELEVVEGMQFDRGYVSPYMITDTDKMEAVLDNPYILITDKKISNIQEILPVLEKVVQSGKQLLIIAEDVEGEAQATLVVNRLRGTFTCVAVKAPGFGDRRKAMLQDIAALTGGQVITEELGLELKSTTLQQLGTARQVRVNKENTIIVDGAGDSEDIKARVNQIKAQIEETTSDFDREKLQERLAKLAGGVAVIKVGAATETELKERKLRIEDALNATRAAVEEGIVSGGGTALVNVYNAVASIQTEGDEKTGVNIVLRSLEEPIRTIAANAGQEGSVIVERLKKEKVGVGYNAASGEWVDMFDAGIIDPVKVTRTALQNAASVASMFLTTEAVIADKPEKEKAAPAMPGGMGGMDMM, encoded by the coding sequence ATGGCTAAAGAGATCAAATTTAGCGAAGACGCTCGCCGCTCCATGCTGCGCGGCGTAGACGCGCTGGCTAACGCCGTAAAAGTAACGCTCGGCCCGAAAGGACGCAACGTCGTACTGGAGAAAAAATTCGGCTCTCCGCTGATCACGAACGACGGCGTGACGATCGCGAAGGAAATCGAGCTGGAAGACGCGTTCGAAAACATGGGCGCCCAACTGGTTAAAGAAGTCGCCACGAAAACGAACGACGTTGCCGGCGACGGCACGACGACGGCTACCGTTCTTGCCCAAGCGATGATCCGCGAAGGCCTGAAAAACGTTACCGCCGGCGCAAACCCGATGGTCGTTCGCAAAGGCATCGACAAAGCGGTTCGCGCCGCCGTCGAAGAGCTGAAAAAGATCTCCAAGCAAGTCGGCAGCAGCACCGACATCGCACAAGTCGCTGCGATTTCCGCCGCTGACGACGAAGTCGGCCAACTGATCGCGGACGCGATGGACAAAGTCGGCAAAGACGGCGTCATCACCGTCGAAGAATCCAAAGGCTTCCAAACGGAACTGGAAGTCGTCGAAGGGATGCAATTCGACCGCGGTTACGTTTCTCCGTACATGATTACCGATACGGACAAAATGGAAGCCGTGCTCGACAATCCGTACATCCTCATCACCGACAAGAAAATTTCCAACATCCAAGAAATTTTGCCGGTGCTGGAAAAAGTCGTTCAATCCGGCAAGCAGCTGCTCATCATCGCCGAGGACGTCGAAGGCGAAGCGCAAGCGACGCTGGTCGTCAACCGTCTGCGCGGCACGTTCACTTGCGTAGCCGTTAAAGCTCCGGGCTTCGGCGACCGCCGCAAGGCCATGTTGCAAGACATCGCGGCGCTGACGGGCGGCCAAGTCATTACCGAAGAGCTGGGTCTCGAGCTGAAATCGACGACGCTGCAACAACTCGGTACGGCTCGCCAAGTGCGCGTCAACAAGGAAAACACGATCATCGTGGACGGCGCCGGCGATTCCGAGGACATCAAAGCGCGCGTTAACCAAATCAAGGCGCAAATCGAAGAAACGACTTCCGATTTCGACCGCGAAAAGCTGCAAGAGCGCCTGGCCAAGCTGGCTGGCGGCGTAGCGGTGATCAAAGTCGGCGCCGCAACCGAAACCGAACTGAAAGAACGCAAGCTGCGCATCGAAGACGCCCTGAACGCAACCCGCGCCGCGGTTGAAGAAGGCATCGTTTCCGGCGGCGGCACCGCGCTCGTGAACGTATACAACGCCGTTGCCTCCATCCAAACGGAAGGCGACGAAAAGACCGGCGTCAACATCGTTCTTCGCTCGCTCGAAGAGCCGATCCGCACGATCGCGGCAAACGCCGGCCAAGAAGGCTCCGTCATCGTCGAGCGCCTGAAGAAAGAAAAAGTAGGCGTAGGCTACAACGCGGCTTCCGGCGAATGGGTAGACATGTTCGACGCCGGCATCATCGATCCGGTTAAAGTGACCCGCACCGCGCTGCAAAACGCCGCTTCCGTCGCTTCGATGTTCCTGACGACCGAAGCCGTTATCGCCGACAAACCGGAGAAGGAAAAAGCAGCTCCGGCAATGCCGGGCGGCATGGGCGGCATGGACATGATGTAA
- a CDS encoding InlB B-repeat-containing protein has product MQLRKGRAAKLLLIALAIMLLNVVPLLPADWGSRAYAAENYTIDTIVGTGTAGFSGDGGPAASAQINIVYHIAVDADGNLYIPDQYNHVIRKVDTSGIITTVAGRPGVAANISIPSGDGGPATSATLRLPSSVAFDSEGNMYITELGYERVRKVDTSGIITTVAGSSTGQLGYSGDGGPATSAQLNTPYSIDFDGSGNLYIADRNNNRVRKIDTSGNISTVAGTGVSGYSGDGGPATSAVMWQPIGLTVDDNGTLYVAENSNHIVRKISSTGIITTIAGTGDFGDSGDGGPATSAELRGPIGIDLDPNGNLYVSDNGNYKIKKLETVSHTVTFDKNGGDTEATPSTLIVTDGEPAAALPAPPTRPGYAFAGWNTLPDGSGTVFDATTVAAM; this is encoded by the coding sequence GTGCAATTACGGAAGGGACGAGCAGCCAAGCTGCTCCTTATCGCGTTGGCGATCATGTTGCTGAACGTGGTCCCCCTGCTGCCGGCCGACTGGGGGAGCCGCGCCTATGCGGCGGAGAACTATACGATCGACACGATCGTCGGAACCGGCACAGCGGGCTTCTCCGGAGACGGAGGGCCGGCAGCTTCGGCCCAAATCAACATCGTTTACCATATTGCCGTAGACGCCGACGGAAATCTGTACATTCCGGATCAGTATAATCATGTGATTCGGAAAGTGGATACGTCCGGCATCATTACGACGGTAGCCGGAAGGCCCGGAGTCGCCGCGAACATTTCCATCCCTTCGGGGGATGGCGGCCCGGCGACTTCGGCCACATTGCGACTACCTTCGTCCGTGGCCTTCGACAGCGAAGGGAATATGTACATAACGGAACTCGGCTACGAGCGCGTACGCAAGGTGGATACGTCCGGCATCATCACCACGGTGGCCGGCTCGAGCACGGGCCAACTGGGCTATTCCGGCGACGGCGGCCCGGCGACTTCGGCGCAGTTAAATACTCCGTATTCCATTGACTTTGACGGCAGCGGGAATCTGTACATCGCGGACCGAAATAACAATCGGGTGCGGAAAATAGATACATCCGGGAATATCAGTACGGTGGCCGGCACGGGAGTTTCCGGCTATTCCGGCGACGGCGGGCCTGCGACTTCGGCCGTTATGTGGCAACCGATCGGACTCACCGTAGACGACAACGGAACGCTGTACGTCGCGGAGAACAGCAATCACATCGTTCGGAAAATCAGTTCGACCGGCATCATCACGACCATTGCCGGGACCGGCGACTTCGGGGATTCCGGCGACGGCGGCCCGGCGACATCGGCGGAACTGAGAGGCCCTATCGGGATCGATCTGGACCCTAACGGGAATCTGTATGTATCGGACAACGGCAACTACAAGATCAAAAAGCTTGAAACGGTTTCCCACACGGTCACGTTCGATAAGAACGGCGGGGATACGGAGGCGACCCCCTCGACCTTGATCGTGACGGACGGCGAGCCGGCGGCTGCCCTCCCCGCCCCGCCGACCCGTCCCGGCTATGCGTTCGCGGGATGGAACACGCTGCCGGACGGCAGCGGAACCGTCTTCGACGCGACGACCGTCGCGGCGATGTGA
- a CDS encoding S-layer homology domain-containing protein, giving the protein MSLAWDTVTSAVYYSLYIGTASGAYDPMPLATVTEVAYTATGLVNDTTYYFAVKAHNAADVSEYSNEASATPRAPNSSTPSTPDSDSDSGRSTIQVVDGNGGSLVSNAYIVRSSANAGRRQAAVELTEEQAARAIDKLRALGSDFAKMLIPDEDNGDVELVVTFPKASVDLLSESKIRMEISATRARVVIPDATLEGGTDGLRFRIEPAREKDLESIESLATTDPLVLEAARGGTVETVGRPMTIGSNATGGGYEAILPLTGAPLNDEQLKRVAVFALYDDGTKELARGSIVPYDGEDRLGIRFPGSAGKTGTFTVVHWMNPEHQAFLFGYADGTFAPDRNVTRAEVAAMLVRVFDRDEDAAPGDFPDVGDAHWAKEYIDRASGMSLMIGYPDGSFKPDAMITRAEMASAISPLLPGATGASAGFADIDGSWAKAVIEQANAAGIVYGYEDGTFRPNSTLTRAEAVTMIDRLLGRGPLIGLPQQWPDVTQAHWAYGYIQEASMDHSYEKQQDGTEKFIPVP; this is encoded by the coding sequence GTGTCACTGGCCTGGGACACGGTCACGTCAGCCGTCTATTACAGCTTGTATATCGGCACCGCATCAGGTGCATACGATCCAATGCCGCTCGCCACGGTGACAGAGGTTGCCTACACGGCAACAGGTCTTGTCAACGATACGACCTATTATTTCGCCGTGAAGGCGCACAACGCCGCGGACGTCAGCGAATACTCGAACGAGGCGAGCGCGACGCCGCGCGCCCCGAATTCGTCGACGCCGTCAACGCCGGACTCCGATTCTGACTCCGGACGGTCTACGATTCAAGTCGTTGACGGCAACGGCGGGTCCCTCGTATCGAATGCCTATATCGTCCGTTCGTCTGCCAACGCCGGACGCCGGCAAGCGGCGGTCGAACTGACGGAAGAGCAGGCGGCCCGAGCGATCGACAAGCTCAGGGCGCTCGGTTCCGATTTCGCGAAGATGCTCATCCCGGACGAAGATAACGGGGACGTCGAGCTGGTCGTGACGTTCCCGAAGGCTTCGGTCGATTTGCTGTCCGAAAGCAAGATCCGGATGGAGATTTCCGCGACGCGGGCGCGTGTCGTCATCCCGGACGCAACGCTCGAAGGGGGAACGGACGGGCTTCGTTTTCGCATCGAACCGGCCAGGGAAAAAGACCTCGAATCGATCGAATCGCTGGCAACGACGGATCCGCTCGTACTCGAAGCCGCGAGAGGCGGCACGGTCGAAACCGTCGGCCGTCCGATGACGATCGGATCGAACGCGACCGGCGGCGGATACGAGGCGATTCTGCCGCTGACCGGTGCGCCGCTCAACGACGAACAGCTGAAGAGAGTCGCGGTCTTCGCGTTGTATGACGACGGCACGAAGGAGCTGGCGAGAGGAAGCATCGTCCCCTATGACGGCGAAGATCGGCTGGGGATCCGCTTTCCCGGCTCCGCCGGCAAGACGGGCACGTTTACCGTCGTCCATTGGATGAATCCGGAGCATCAAGCGTTTCTTTTCGGTTATGCCGACGGGACGTTCGCTCCGGACCGAAACGTAACCCGCGCGGAAGTCGCCGCGATGCTGGTCAGGGTGTTCGACCGGGATGAGGACGCGGCACCTGGAGATTTCCCGGACGTCGGGGATGCGCATTGGGCGAAGGAGTACATTGACCGCGCCTCCGGCATGAGCCTCATGATCGGTTATCCCGACGGCAGCTTCAAGCCGGACGCGATGATCACGCGGGCGGAGATGGCGAGCGCGATCTCCCCGTTGCTGCCCGGTGCAACGGGCGCAAGCGCGGGATTTGCCGATATCGACGGAAGCTGGGCGAAAGCCGTCATCGAGCAAGCGAATGCGGCAGGTATCGTATACGGGTATGAGGACGGCACGTTCCGCCCGAATTCGACGCTGACCCGCGCCGAGGCGGTCACGATGATCGACAGACTGCTGGGCCGCGGACCGCTGATCGGATTGCCGCAGCAATGGCCGGACGTCACGCAAGCCCACTGGGCGTACGGCTATATCCAGGAAGCATCCATGGACCATTCCTACGAGAAGCAACAGGACGGCACGGAGAAGTTCATTCCGGTACCGTAA
- a CDS encoding AraC family transcriptional regulator, with product MQAEERPNAHERKATVPFPYARMEEKRYGMDRLDLQFRWGRFGVRVLRCHLASFPPGNLIPMHKHSEFEFHFIPKGKGTVKIGDAVYPLREGMFYLTGPDVMHEQRSDEEEPMHELCLHCEIVELTGETREGWGDELEAREAEECVRLLRSMPSVPVPDRYDAMPRFLEAYRMFEEQSTGFYTTMKQIVIQILLRSSRVFASSDANGGIPERDMNDHRFRLATQYIDDNCARTITLEEVADRLHVSPRQLQRIFRSEGRTTFRHWVEHARLSRISAELLQSDRPVEEIALSYGFGNPNYLYPVFKHKFGMTPSAYRRKHKRAVP from the coding sequence ATGCAGGCGGAAGAGCGCCCGAACGCGCACGAACGGAAAGCGACGGTTCCGTTCCCCTACGCGCGGATGGAAGAAAAACGCTACGGAATGGACCGGTTGGACTTGCAATTCCGGTGGGGGCGGTTCGGCGTCCGGGTGCTGCGCTGCCACCTGGCTTCCTTTCCCCCGGGAAATTTGATTCCGATGCACAAGCATTCCGAATTCGAGTTTCACTTTATTCCGAAAGGGAAAGGCACGGTCAAAATCGGGGACGCCGTCTATCCGCTGCGCGAAGGCATGTTCTATCTGACCGGTCCGGACGTCATGCACGAGCAGCGGTCGGACGAGGAGGAACCGATGCACGAGCTGTGCCTTCATTGCGAAATCGTCGAGCTGACCGGGGAAACGCGGGAAGGCTGGGGCGATGAGCTCGAGGCGCGGGAGGCGGAAGAATGCGTGCGTTTGCTGCGTTCGATGCCGAGCGTTCCGGTGCCGGACCGGTACGATGCGATGCCCCGTTTTTTGGAGGCGTACCGGATGTTCGAAGAGCAGTCTACCGGGTTTTACACGACGATGAAGCAGATCGTCATTCAAATCCTGCTCCGTTCGTCGCGCGTGTTCGCCTCGTCCGACGCGAACGGGGGCATCCCGGAGCGGGATATGAACGATCACCGGTTCCGGCTCGCCACGCAATATATCGACGACAACTGCGCCCGGACGATTACGCTGGAAGAGGTGGCAGATCGGCTTCACGTAAGCCCGAGACAGCTGCAGCGCATTTTCAGGAGCGAAGGGCGGACGACGTTTCGCCATTGGGTCGAGCATGCCCGCCTTTCGCGCATCAGCGCGGAGCTGCTGCAGAGCGACCGGCCGGTGGAGGAAATCGCACTGAGCTACGGCTTCGGCAATCCGAACTATTTGTATCCCGTGTTTAAGCATAAATTCGGCATGACGCCCTCGGCCTACCGCCGCAAGCATAAGCGCGCGGTTCCTTAA
- the groES gene encoding co-chaperone GroES: MIKPLGDRVLVEASAKEEKTASGIVLPDTAKEKPQEGTIIAIGSGSLTKDGERIALEVKVGDRVLFSKYAGTEIKYEGKEYLIMKESDIHAIVG; encoded by the coding sequence ATGATCAAACCTTTGGGCGATCGCGTACTTGTCGAGGCGAGTGCCAAGGAAGAAAAAACCGCAAGCGGCATCGTGCTGCCGGACACGGCCAAGGAGAAGCCGCAAGAGGGAACGATCATCGCAATCGGAAGCGGCTCTCTGACGAAAGACGGCGAGCGTATCGCGCTTGAAGTCAAGGTCGGCGACCGGGTGCTGTTCTCCAAATACGCGGGCACCGAGATTAAGTATGAAGGCAAAGAGTATTTGATTATGAAAGAAAGCGACATCCACGCCATCGTCGGCTGA
- a CDS encoding TetR/AcrR family transcriptional regulator: MIGNTADLRVVRSKQAIRDALVELIEEKGFEAVTVKDITTRARINRGTFYAHYQDKYDLMAKCEEEIMVGMSNIAKKIFPSLKTELQQSPSRLAIYPFVAAIFAFMNGHSRFMKAALGPKGDMSFQIRIKAFMQETMLGKSPDVLINEEKSLVPAKYFATYVGSAHLGVIQQWLESGRQESPEEMARILTTILVHGPLYAAGLKKLPES; the protein is encoded by the coding sequence ATGATCGGGAACACGGCCGATCTGCGGGTGGTCCGCAGCAAACAGGCGATTCGGGATGCGCTGGTGGAATTGATCGAAGAGAAGGGTTTTGAAGCGGTTACAGTCAAAGACATTACGACGCGGGCCAGAATCAACCGCGGCACGTTCTACGCCCATTACCAGGACAAATACGACCTGATGGCCAAATGCGAAGAAGAGATCATGGTCGGGATGTCCAATATAGCGAAGAAGATTTTTCCATCGTTGAAAACGGAACTGCAGCAGTCACCGTCCCGATTGGCGATTTATCCGTTCGTTGCAGCCATCTTCGCTTTCATGAACGGGCACAGCCGATTCATGAAAGCGGCGTTGGGACCAAAGGGAGACATGTCTTTCCAGATCAGGATCAAAGCGTTCATGCAAGAGACGATGCTGGGGAAAAGCCCGGACGTGCTGATCAATGAAGAAAAAAGCCTCGTTCCGGCAAAGTATTTTGCTACGTACGTGGGATCGGCGCACCTCGGCGTGATTCAACAATGGCTGGAGAGCGGCAGGCAAGAGTCGCCCGAGGAAATGGCGCGCATCCTGACAACCATTCTGGTGCACGGTCCGTTGTATGCGGCCGGATTGAAGAAGCTGCCCGAGTCCTGA
- a CDS encoding Gfo/Idh/MocA family protein: MIRVGMLSYWHVHAEDYTKQVLEHPGTEIAAIWDEQPERGREKAAKYGVPFYESLDDLLARGDLDAVVVDAPTNLHRDVMVKAAKAGKHIFTEKVVAPTLKEANEILRAVREAGVKLTVSLPRLYDSYTQAIRGVLAEGTLGKLTLARVRLSHGGAIAGWLPDHFYSKEQCAGGALIDLGCHPMYLTRLFLGLPEAVTVSFGFVTGREVEDNAVSVLQYENGAIGVVEAGFVNPHSPFSIELHGTEGSLLFGFPEEKLLVRSSRKGDGWYEVERNETLPSAYSQWVGHIANGTEAEENVALALDLTKLMEASNRSWEERRQVRIEELEA; encoded by the coding sequence ATGATTCGGGTTGGCATGTTAAGCTACTGGCATGTGCACGCGGAGGATTACACGAAACAGGTGCTCGAGCATCCCGGTACGGAAATCGCCGCGATTTGGGACGAACAGCCGGAACGGGGACGGGAGAAGGCGGCCAAGTACGGCGTTCCGTTTTACGAATCTTTGGACGACCTGCTGGCCCGGGGAGATCTCGACGCGGTCGTCGTCGACGCTCCGACGAATCTTCACCGGGACGTGATGGTGAAGGCCGCCAAAGCCGGCAAACACATCTTTACGGAAAAAGTCGTCGCTCCCACGCTTAAGGAAGCGAATGAAATATTGCGCGCGGTCCGGGAAGCGGGCGTCAAGCTGACCGTCTCGCTGCCGCGATTGTATGACAGCTACACGCAAGCGATTCGCGGCGTGCTGGCCGAAGGAACGCTGGGCAAGCTGACGCTCGCCCGGGTGCGGCTTTCGCACGGAGGGGCGATCGCGGGGTGGCTCCCGGATCATTTTTATTCGAAGGAGCAATGCGCCGGCGGCGCGCTTATCGATCTCGGCTGCCATCCGATGTATTTGACGAGGCTGTTCCTGGGGCTTCCGGAGGCGGTAACCGTCAGCTTCGGGTTCGTAACGGGCCGCGAGGTGGAAGACAACGCGGTCAGCGTGCTCCAGTATGAAAACGGAGCGATCGGCGTCGTCGAGGCTGGCTTCGTCAATCCGCATTCGCCGTTTTCCATCGAATTGCACGGCACGGAAGGTTCTCTTCTGTTCGGCTTCCCGGAGGAAAAGCTGCTTGTCCGCAGCAGCCGGAAGGGCGACGGCTGGTACGAGGTCGAGCGGAACGAAACGCTGCCTTCCGCTTACAGTCAGTGGGTCGGCCATATCGCAAACGGCACGGAAGCCGAAGAAAACGTCGCCCTTGCCCTCGATTTGACGAAGCTGATGGAGGCTTCGAATCGTTCCTGGGAGGAAAGGCGGCAGGTCCGGATCGAGGAGCTGGAAGCCTGA